TACCGGTGCAGCTACTGCATGGCCGTGTGCCCGGCGGGAGAGGATCTGGCTGTCGGATATCGCCAGAATAAAAGGCAACACGTCGAAAAGATTCTCAATCCGCTCAAGGACCGGAAGGAGCCAGTTTACGTGACCGCCGGCTCCAAGGCGGAAGACAAGGCCAAGGGCAATCCCAACAAGGAGGTAAGGATTGTGACTGGCCTGGGTAGAACTCCTTCGAAGACCGGCGGCAAGGGCTCGCAATCATAGGGCTTGCTGCGGAAGGTAGCTATAATAGGAGAAGACTATCTGCGTATTGTGCCGATATTGCAATTAAGCCATCTCTATGTTCTGACCCTCTCCTTGAGCCTGACATGGGTCTCATCAATGGGTTTTGTCAGAACATCGATCCAAAATCTATTGTCCAATGCTTGTTTTTTTGGCGTTTTATAATTGAATCGAGTCCGATCACTGCTATGTCGTCCAGTATTAACTTCAATTTCAATAGATTACATTGCCGTTTTTCAACCTGGCAATTTCATCCGAAGACATCCCCAGATAGTCCTTGAAGATTTCTTCGGTGTGCTCCCCTATCCTGGGACCGCACGAACGGATGGCCGCCGGCGTCTCGGAGAATTGCCAAGGCGGTGCAATGACCCAGTTTTTGCCGATGACGGGATGATCGACCTGCCGAAAGACCTTTCTCTCTTTCAGGTGAGGATCGTTGAAAAGCGCTTCACTGGACATGGACGGCGTGGCGGCAACACCGGCATGTTGCAACAGGGCCATCACGTCATAGGGATCCTTGTCCCCGGTCCAGGCGGACATGATGGTGTCCAGTTCGGCCTCGTTCGCCTTGCGACGGGCATTGCCGGCAAACCGGGGATCGTCGATGAGATCGCTTCGGCCCATTGTGCGGCACAGGTTTTCCCACTCCGGCTGGGTGGCCACCGCGATGCTGATCCACTTGTCCTCGCCTCTACAGCGGTAGCAGTTATGCGGTGCCATGACGTCGTTCCGATTGCCCTGGCGCATGGGAACCCGCTGGTTCATCACGTAGTCCAGGAAGATATCGCCGGCATATGTGGCGATGGCCTCCTGGGAGGCCAGATCGATATACTGTCCCTCTCCGGTCTGCTGATGATAATAGAGCGCGGCCAGGATGGCGAAGGCCGATGTGCACGCGCTTCTCAAATCGATGGAGCCGAGAAAGTTACTCGGGGGCCAATCGGGATAGCCGGTCACATGCGGCAATCCGGCCAGGGCGGCAAAGGTCGGTGCATAGCCGATATACTCCCTGTCCGGTCCTGTCTGGCCGCACGCCGAAGAAGAGATGTAGATAATGTCCGGCTTGATCGCTCGGGCATCCTCATACCCCAGGCCGAGACGCGGCACCACACCCGGTCGCATATTTTCCATGACCACATCGCTGACCTGGATGAGCTTTTTGGCGATTTCCACCGCTTCGGGCATTTTCAGGTTCAGGCAGACGCTGCGCTTGTTCAGATTCAGATTGTTGAAGACTTCCGATTCATCGAGGGTTTGAAATGCCTTTCCCGTCGTAAAAGAGATTATCCTCGAATGGTCCGGTCGTTGCCGGCTTTCCACCTTGATCACTTCGGCGCCCAGAAAGCCGAGCAGACAGGTGGCGTAAGGACCGGCCCAGGCCGATGTGAATTCAACGACCCGGATACCCTCCAAGGGGCCGATATTGTCCATGAGTTCCCCTTTTTGTCTTGTTGTCATATGATTCCCGCATCTTTAAAAGTTTCCAGATCTTCGGTGGTGTAGTCGAGCTTTTCACAAAATATCATCTCGTTATGCTCTCCCAGGCATGGGGCCGGTCTTGCGACCGCCCATGGGGTTTTGGAGAACCGGTAGGGACGAGATGGGAATTTCTCCAGTTTTCCCATCACCGGGTGGTCGATTTCCACAAAAAAGCCCCGGGCATTGAAATGGGGGGAGGACACCACGTCTTCGGCCGTGTTGATCTGTGCCACCGGCACACTGAACGCCTGGCCTTTTCTGAAGATCTCCTCCTTGGGTTTGTCCTTCATCCACTCCAGGATATAGGCGTTGATTTCCTCCGCATGGTTGCCGCGCTCAAATCGGTTTTGACACCAGGGCTCTTTAGACCATGGGGGATCGCCGATCAGTTTCATGAAATTTTGCCACTGGTGCTCTTCGGGAGTCACAATGGAGACGAAACCATCCTTACACGGAAATATTCCGTTGCCGCTCATTCGCAGAGACTCCCCCTTGCGACTCATATTGATGCCGCTGTTGGGAAACGTCACGCTTTCCACACGCTGCATGGCGATCGAGGCTTCCATTTTCGACATGCCGATGTATTGCCCTTTGCCGGACGCTCCCCGCCGGAACAGGGCGGCCATGACCGCAAGGGAAGCCGTCAGCCCGGCATCGAAGTTGCCGCTGTTGCCCCCGATTTGAACCGGCGCACGATCCAGGTCCGGCGCCACCAGCGGCAGCAGATAGCCTTGCCCGCTCATGTGTGAGATGTTCAGCTGGTAGGCTTTATAGTCCTTGTAGGGGCCTGTCTGGCCAAATGGCGTAATGGCCATCATGATGAGACCGGGATTGCTTTTTTTTAATGTATCATACCCGAGCCCCATCTCTTCCATCTCGCCGGGTCGGTGATCTTCGATCAGGATGTCCGCCTGGCGGACCAGCCGCTCAAAGATCTCTTTACCTTTGGGCTTCGACGGATCGAGGGTGATGCCGAACTTGTTGGTGTTGATATACAAAAAGAGCCCTGATTTTTCGGGGTCCGGGTCATCGTTCTGGAAAGGCGGCCTTCTTCTCGCTTCGTCTCCGATCACCGGCGGCTCTATCTTGATCACCTCCGCTCCGAGATCGGCCATCAATTTGCCGCAATAGGCACCGCTGATAGTGGTGCAGAATTCGATGATCTTAACGCCGTTGAGCGCGTTAGGTGCCATAGCTATTTATCTCCGATGATGGTCGAATGATACAGCAAAAAACATTTTAATCAAAATAGTCACACCTTTCCTCCGGCATAAGCTCCTCGTTCACTTGGGAAAATTTAATGAGGATATTGTCCGGGACAGGGACCCGCTTTTCATCAAAATAGACTGTTGTGGTTATGGCTGCTTATTCTGTTCCTCGTCTCTTAAAATCTTCCGCAGTATTTTTCCGGCCGCCGACTGTGGCAGTGAGGCCCTGAATTCGATCTCGCGTGGCACCTTGTAAGGTGCCATTTTCTCTTTGCAATAGGCGATGATCTCTTCGGCCGTGATAGTTTCACCTTCCCTTGGAACAATGAAACTCTTGACTGTTTCACCTCGATAGGTATCTGGAATGCCGACAGTGACGGCGTCTTTGATTTTGGGATGTCCATATAGTACTTCGTCGACCTCGCGCGGATAGATGTTAAACCCTCCTGCGATAATCATGTCTTTTTTTCGGTCGACGATAAATAGAAAACCATCTTCGTCCTGTATGACGACATCGCCGGTATGGAGCCATCCGTCAACCAGTTGACCAGCCGTCTCTTCTGGATTGTTCCAGTACTCCTTCATGACCGCAGGACCCTTGATGAGCAACTCTCCGGGCTGCCCCTGGGGGACATCGGTGACGCCATCTTCTGTGTCCACAATACGGATGTCGTTGTCGGGCGCAGGAATACCTATACTGCCGGATTTCTTTTTGCCTAGAATAGGGTTGAAGGCGCCCAAACCCGATGTTTCACTCATTCCCCAGGCTTCGGTGATAAAGACACCCATGTCGCGCAGCCGTTCAATCAGCTCGACCGGGCAGGGTGCTGCACCGGAGTTAACGATGTGAATCTTTCGACTCAAATCAATTTCCCCGATTCTTGGATGATTGATCAGGGCGGTCAGAATGGTGGGTACGGCCGGAAAATAAGTGATTTCTTCCACCTTCAAGAGCAGATCGATGATCTCGTCCGCGTTAAATCGTGGTACTAGAATAAGGGTGGCTGCGTTGAAAAGCGCCCAGTTGGCGATCAAATTGCCATATACGTGATATAATGGAATAATAATCAGAGCAGTACGACGCTCTGGTGAGATGAACTGCAAGATCGGATACATACGCGGTGAGGTTTGCATTACGGCCGCGATCAGGTTAGCATGGGTGAGTACGACACCTTTGGGAACCCCGGTCGTGCCGCCCGTAAACTGAATTACAGCTGGGTCCTCGTTGTCGACCTCCACACGGGGCCTACAGTTATTGCCGCACCCCTCCAACAGCGATGAGAACGTATACCAGCCCGATGCCATATCACAGGCAATTTCATTCTTTTTATCTTTTGCATACATTCGTCGATTCGTAACGATAATTCTGGAGATGTGAACATCGCGACAAACCCCCTGGACGAGAACTGCTGATTCATCAAGCGTAAAAAGTGTATCGAGTCCCGTATCGGCCACAATCAAGGCAAGCTCGTTTTTTGTATAGGCTGGGTTCAAATTAACGACAATGCCTCCCAGACATAGTGTGGCATAGTAGGCGATAAGATATTGTGGACAATTGGGTAATTGAATGCCAACCCGGTCCCCTTTCTTGACCCCGATAGAGGCCAGCGCATTGGCCAAACGCAACACCAGGTCACGATATTGTCGATGGGTGATGTGAACGCCCTCGTAGTACAAAGCCGCCTTGTCCGGTAGAGCATTTGCCGGAATCTGAAGAAGATCATGCACAGCAATCTGCGGATAACGAATTGAAACTGGAACGCTGTAGTCGTAGTGCTGGTGCCAAATGCGCGAGAACGTGTTTTTTCCTTGAACCATTGAAGAATTTCCTCCCATGAATGATTGAATAAACCAAGCTTTTGAAATGGCGGGCACCATACCGAGATTATATCCCCAAAGCAAGCACACGATACCCTAATTCACAACCCATTTTGTGTTTGATATAAACGAACATAATTCAGTAATAAAAAAAGCGAGCGTACGCTTTTTTCTTGGCAATCGTCCTGCTAAATGTTAATTGAACATCCTTTTAAACTTGGCATATCGGAAAAATTCAGGTTCATGCCGGTTATGAAAGCGGTTGCGGTCGAGACATCCTGGTTCAGCCGCCCCGAAACAGTTACCATCCAGTATAGAACCTGTCATGCCCATAATCTCCAATAGAGGAGTCGACTGGACGATTTTGTCTCGCCGAAGTGATCCCTGACAAGACGCCTACGATTTGTTTTGTCAACGGGGATTGTCTAACTACACAGAAACCAGAGGAGTGAGTATGAAAAGAACATTGCTATTCGGATGGTTGATCGGCTTCATCACTATGATGTTGAGTTGGAGTCCTGCGGCTTTTGCCGGGAATGAAACCAAGCAGGCCTTTAAGTGGCCTTCCTTTTTGAGGATCGCCACACCAACCACCCAAAGCGCCAGTTTCGCCTCAGTCAATGGTTGGGGGCCGATCCTGCAGTCAGAAACCGGCATGAACGTCCGCGTCGTTCCAGAGGACAGCGAGATTCGCAGATATATCCGATTTGCCTTGAATAAAGAGTTCGAGTTGGTTTCGACCTCCATAGCCGAAGTTGGCCTATCCATTCAAGGTGAAAGCGGTTACGCCATCCAAGAAGCAGCGCAACAGCGTGCAGTTTGGCACCACAACGATACCCCTTGGAGTTTTGCGGTCAGGGGTGACTCGAAATATAAAACAATCTTCGATTTAAAGCAAAAAGGGGTGCGGGTGGCGCTTTCTTCACAGTCGCCGCCCATGATGCTGGCGGTACAGGAAGCCTTGCCGGCTTTTCTCGGATGGACCAAGGAAGAAGCCGCCGCAAACTGGACATTCGTGCCGGTCGGCAGCTACGCTGAAAACTGCCGGGCTGTCACCGATGGAAAAGCCGATGTGAGCTATATGACTCCCATCAGCTCTATCACTTACGAAATGGAAGCCCATCCCCTTAAAATTCGATGGCTTGCTATGCCTGCCGACAATCAGGCCGGATGGGATGGTTACCTGAAGGTACGACCTACAGTTATTCCAAACAAAATTGACTTCGGCGTTCCATCCGCGATCGGGGTCGAGGCGATGACCTCCCCTTTTATTTTCTGGACAAGGCCCGACGTCGACCAAGAGACAGTCTACCAGTTGACCAAGTGGCTTCACGAGCGTTTTGAACAATATAAGGGTGTGCACGCCATCAACGCAAGAATGTCGATGACACATACGCGCAAGTTTCTGGATCGCAGCCCATTCCCCGTTGCCGAAGGAACCATTCGCTATCTGCGTGAGATCGGCCAATGGTCCGAAGCGGATGACAAGTGGAATCAAGCTCAGATTGAGCTGATGGACCGATGGATTGCCGCGCGAAATGCAACCCTTGCGGAAGCAAAATCCAAGAAGGTCAAGCTGCACTGGGAAAACAAGGAATACCTCGATATTCTCAAAAAGCACACGGAAGGTCTTCCGGTGTTTAAGACCCGCATGTAAGTTGAATTCGAGCTGCGTTCGGGTGGAGGCCCCTCAACAAGGCTTCCACCTGTGCTCCGACCTAAATCAGAGCTGCACAGCATCGTTCCGGAGGGACCATGGATCAAAAGAAATCGGTCGAAAAGCAGAAGGCGGACAACACACGTTTAGGTGCATTAACCAGTTGGCAAGGCATCCTTTTTCTGGTGTTGTCCATCGTCGGCATCGGCCTGTCCATCTATTACATGTTCGGATTTCAGATCGGGGGGCGAGTGCTTCTCGATGTTGAATATTACTGGCTTTTCATAGGTCTGTTTTCGGCAGCAGTCTTTATCGCGATACCGGCTACCAGTAGGCCTGGCGGACCCCCTTGGTATGATCTCATCATCGCGGCAGTAATTTTCGGCACCTGCATCTTTTTTTTCCTTAATGCTCGTGACATGATCATCATGGGCTGGAGTCATATCCCTCTCGGTATTTTGACATGGCTCGTCATGATGGAAGCCGCCAGGCGCAGCGGCGGTTTTTCCTATTTTTTGGTGGTTCTGC
This Desulfatitalea tepidiphila DNA region includes the following protein-coding sequences:
- a CDS encoding CaiB/BaiF CoA transferase family protein, with translation MTTRQKGELMDNIGPLEGIRVVEFTSAWAGPYATCLLGFLGAEVIKVESRQRPDHSRIISFTTGKAFQTLDESEVFNNLNLNKRSVCLNLKMPEAVEIAKKLIQVSDVVMENMRPGVVPRLGLGYEDARAIKPDIIYISSSACGQTGPDREYIGYAPTFAALAGLPHVTGYPDWPPSNFLGSIDLRSACTSAFAILAALYYHQQTGEGQYIDLASQEAIATYAGDIFLDYVMNQRVPMRQGNRNDVMAPHNCYRCRGEDKWISIAVATQPEWENLCRTMGRSDLIDDPRFAGNARRKANEAELDTIMSAWTGDKDPYDVMALLQHAGVAATPSMSSEALFNDPHLKERKVFRQVDHPVIGKNWVIAPPWQFSETPAAIRSCGPRIGEHTEEIFKDYLGMSSDEIARLKNGNVIY
- a CDS encoding CaiB/BaiF CoA transferase family protein, yielding MAPNALNGVKIIEFCTTISGAYCGKLMADLGAEVIKIEPPVIGDEARRRPPFQNDDPDPEKSGLFLYINTNKFGITLDPSKPKGKEIFERLVRQADILIEDHRPGEMEEMGLGYDTLKKSNPGLIMMAITPFGQTGPYKDYKAYQLNISHMSGQGYLLPLVAPDLDRAPVQIGGNSGNFDAGLTASLAVMAALFRRGASGKGQYIGMSKMEASIAMQRVESVTFPNSGINMSRKGESLRMSGNGIFPCKDGFVSIVTPEEHQWQNFMKLIGDPPWSKEPWCQNRFERGNHAEEINAYILEWMKDKPKEEIFRKGQAFSVPVAQINTAEDVVSSPHFNARGFFVEIDHPVMGKLEKFPSRPYRFSKTPWAVARPAPCLGEHNEMIFCEKLDYTTEDLETFKDAGII
- a CDS encoding long-chain-fatty-acid--CoA ligase; amino-acid sequence: MVPAISKAWFIQSFMGGNSSMVQGKNTFSRIWHQHYDYSVPVSIRYPQIAVHDLLQIPANALPDKAALYYEGVHITHRQYRDLVLRLANALASIGVKKGDRVGIQLPNCPQYLIAYYATLCLGGIVVNLNPAYTKNELALIVADTGLDTLFTLDESAVLVQGVCRDVHISRIIVTNRRMYAKDKKNEIACDMASGWYTFSSLLEGCGNNCRPRVEVDNEDPAVIQFTGGTTGVPKGVVLTHANLIAAVMQTSPRMYPILQFISPERRTALIIIPLYHVYGNLIANWALFNAATLILVPRFNADEIIDLLLKVEEITYFPAVPTILTALINHPRIGEIDLSRKIHIVNSGAAPCPVELIERLRDMGVFITEAWGMSETSGLGAFNPILGKKKSGSIGIPAPDNDIRIVDTEDGVTDVPQGQPGELLIKGPAVMKEYWNNPEETAGQLVDGWLHTGDVVIQDEDGFLFIVDRKKDMIIAGGFNIYPREVDEVLYGHPKIKDAVTVGIPDTYRGETVKSFIVPREGETITAEEIIAYCKEKMAPYKVPREIEFRASLPQSAAGKILRKILRDEEQNKQP
- a CDS encoding TAXI family TRAP transporter solute-binding subunit; its protein translation is MKRTLLFGWLIGFITMMLSWSPAAFAGNETKQAFKWPSFLRIATPTTQSASFASVNGWGPILQSETGMNVRVVPEDSEIRRYIRFALNKEFELVSTSIAEVGLSIQGESGYAIQEAAQQRAVWHHNDTPWSFAVRGDSKYKTIFDLKQKGVRVALSSQSPPMMLAVQEALPAFLGWTKEEAAANWTFVPVGSYAENCRAVTDGKADVSYMTPISSITYEMEAHPLKIRWLAMPADNQAGWDGYLKVRPTVIPNKIDFGVPSAIGVEAMTSPFIFWTRPDVDQETVYQLTKWLHERFEQYKGVHAINARMSMTHTRKFLDRSPFPVAEGTIRYLREIGQWSEADDKWNQAQIELMDRWIAARNATLAEAKSKKVKLHWENKEYLDILKKHTEGLPVFKTRM